A region from the Cellvibrio sp. PSBB006 genome encodes:
- a CDS encoding nitrate regulatory protein has product MKSAQDFLLAAKHCEIDALEQLRTTCELVTGLSELIHSLQRERGASNVYLGSSGVRFSQVLQHQVSESSRAEKTLRNQFSRLDQHAGSVRLFSRIASVLHGFETLPRLRERIRAVQLSSREATTAFSRLIAGLLAIVFEAADTAADPEVTSLLVAMFNFMQGKELSGQERAAGAMGFTAGFFTQEEQQRMVYLLDAQERCFDIFTQFAPAKALIAWRQLTDSRLCAELKTLRQVGRKANEVQPVPSELGELWFELATQRIDEMKLIENQLADALVQLSAYKIVEARADLHSHKDFLAAFNKAETPPLVPMAVLLDSSMMGFGAVAHSQKLSVEDMSPQLSHSLFDLVQAQAQRLQSVSDELLAAKRALHERKQIERAKGILMMHRGLTEEQAYKMLRQSAMDQSRRMADVAEAILNVADLLQEKRQVNIPII; this is encoded by the coding sequence ATGAAATCCGCACAAGACTTTCTGTTGGCCGCCAAGCATTGCGAGATTGATGCCCTGGAGCAGCTGCGCACTACCTGTGAGTTGGTTACCGGGTTGAGTGAGTTGATCCACAGTTTGCAGCGGGAACGCGGTGCATCCAACGTCTATCTTGGTTCGTCCGGGGTGCGTTTCAGCCAGGTGTTACAGCATCAGGTGAGCGAATCTTCCCGTGCGGAAAAGACGTTGCGCAACCAGTTTTCCCGTCTCGATCAACACGCTGGCAGCGTCCGTTTATTCAGCCGCATTGCATCCGTGTTGCACGGTTTTGAAACACTGCCGCGCTTGCGTGAACGGATTCGGGCTGTCCAGTTGTCGTCCCGCGAAGCAACGACGGCCTTTAGCCGCTTGATTGCCGGTTTGCTCGCCATTGTATTTGAAGCCGCCGATACCGCCGCCGATCCTGAAGTCACCAGCCTGTTGGTTGCCATGTTTAACTTTATGCAAGGCAAGGAATTATCCGGGCAGGAGCGGGCAGCCGGCGCTATGGGTTTCACGGCGGGTTTTTTCACGCAGGAGGAACAGCAGCGCATGGTGTACCTGCTGGATGCCCAGGAGCGTTGCTTCGATATCTTTACCCAGTTTGCGCCGGCCAAGGCGCTTATCGCCTGGCGTCAACTTACGGATTCGCGCTTGTGTGCGGAGCTTAAAACCCTGCGCCAGGTTGGGCGTAAAGCCAATGAAGTCCAACCGGTGCCCTCGGAACTGGGTGAGCTCTGGTTTGAATTAGCAACGCAGCGAATCGATGAAATGAAATTGATTGAGAATCAATTGGCCGATGCGTTGGTGCAGCTTTCCGCGTACAAGATCGTCGAGGCCCGCGCGGATTTGCACAGTCACAAAGATTTTCTTGCTGCTTTTAATAAAGCCGAAACGCCGCCGTTAGTTCCTATGGCGGTACTGTTGGATTCATCCATGATGGGATTCGGTGCCGTTGCACATTCGCAAAAACTGAGCGTGGAAGACATGAGCCCTCAACTCAGTCACTCGCTCTTTGATCTTGTACAGGCGCAGGCGCAACGCCTGCAATCGGTGAGTGATGAATTGTTGGCAGCGAAGCGGGCATTGCATGAGCGCAAACAGATTGAGCGTGCGAAAGGCATATTGATGATGCATCGCGGCCTAACGGAAGAGCAGGCATACAAGATGTTGCGGCAATCGGCTATGGACCAGAGTCGCCGTATGGCGGATGTGGCTGAAGCAATTCTGAATGTTGCGGATCTGCTACAGGAAAAGCGTCAAGTTAACATTCCCATCATCTAG
- a CDS encoding DUF3012 domain-containing protein: MRKKIIALSLLLGLVTGCAPEVGSPEWCKKMKTKPNGEWTMNEARDYASHCLFK, translated from the coding sequence ATGCGTAAAAAGATTATCGCCTTGAGTCTGTTGCTCGGTTTGGTTACGGGTTGTGCGCCGGAAGTCGGCAGCCCCGAATGGTGTAAAAAAATGAAGACCAAACCCAATGGCGAATGGACCATGAACGAAGCCAGGGATTACGCAAGCCACTGCCTCTTCAAATAA